CGAAGGGGTGTTGCATAACAGGTCCCAAGCTGACGGCACGGTGTTTACTGTACATGGAGTAGTCGCGAAAACAAGACGAACGTTCTGTTTTCTGGCGCGCGAGCGTAGCCCGCACCGTCAGGGTCTAAAGGCCGAGGCGGTTTGCTATTTTCGAAAGGGCGACCGCGTTGCCGCCGCCGGTTTTTTCCCGGATGGAGAGGCGATGGCTTTCGACCGTGCGCACACTGATGTTGAGTTGCTCGGCGATTTGCCGGTTGGTCAGACCTTTTGAGACGGCCGACAAGACCTGTTTTTCCCTTTCGGTCAGCCCGAAATCATTGGCTGGGACAAGACGGTTGCTGTTGCGGCCTGCCAGTGATGCCGCAGCCTGAGGACCGAGATAGGTGGCGCCTTGTGCAACCGAGCGGATGGCATTGATCATCTCGTCCTTGGACACATCCTTCAGCACAAAGCCGTTGGCGCCGACGCGCAACGCCTCCTGAACATATTCTTCGTTGTCATAGATGGATAAAAACAGGATCTTTGTGTTGGGCCGAGATTGCTTGATGCGCCGGGCAGCTTCAAGCCCGTTCATTTCCGGCATGGAGATGTCGAGCAGCACAAGATCCGGTCCGAGCATCTCGCACAATTCTACCGCCTGCGTGCCGTTGCTGCCTTCGCCGACAACCTCCACAAAATCCGCATCCGTCAACCGCGACCGGATGCCTTCACGCACCAGATCGTGATCGTCGACGATCACAAGCCGAACCCGATTGCCGTCTGATGGTCCAGACCGCATTCGTTCGTTCCCCTTTATTGTTATTCGTTCATTTTTTTTGTTTTACTATCGGCAAAGTTACGGCGATTGCAAGCCCGTGCGGCTTTGCCTTGGAAAACCGGATCGTACCGCCAAATGTGTCCATCCGTTCCTGCATATTGCGGATGCCCAAACCGCCGACCTTGCGCGCCCGCGGCATGCCGACACCATCATCTTCGAGCCGTAGTTTCACGTTGTTGCCGTGTCGGCACAGTTTGATTGTCACGTTCCGTGCGTCCGAATGGCGGGCCACATTGGTCAAGGCTTCCTGAATCACCCGGTAGAGCGCTGTTTTGGCCTCGTCGCTCAAAAGCTCTCTGAGCGGTTCGGCCTGGACGTCGACACTTATGCCGACCCGCTTTGAAAACTCGCTGCCGAGGCTCTTGACGGCGGCGGCCAGTCCCATGTCGTCAAGGACGGAAGGGCGCAGCGCCATCGATATGCGCCGTACCTCCGATATGGCGTCGTCTATTGCGCTCATCGATTTTTCGACGGGCTCGGTTATGTCACCTTGCTTCTCGGATCGGTTCAATGCGCTTTCAAGGCCATAGCGGGCAGATACCAGAAGCTGGCTGATACTGTCGTGGAGTTCCCGCGAGACACGCTTTCGCTCATCTTCCTGAAATTCGACCTGCCGGGCAGACAGCTCCTTGAGCCTGGCATCCGCAAATCTTTGCTCCGATAGCCGTGCTGCGGCAATGGTCGTGCCGGTGAGCGCCAACGCCCCAAGCATCAGGACAAAGAGGACAAGCCGGGTCTCGCTGACATTGCTCTGCAATTCCGCCTGCACCTTGGCGACCTGCCGGGAGACCTCGTCGAGATAGATGCCGGTTCCTAGCATCCAGTCCCATTTATCGAGATAGACCGAATAGCCGAGCTTCTCGACATATTCACCGGTGGACGGCTTTTTCCAGATAAACGAGTAGAACTCGCCGCCTTTTTTTGCCCGGTCGATCAGATCTCTGATCACGTGGCGCCCGTCTGCGTCCTCAAGTCCGATCCAGTTGCTGCCGACGAGATAGGTCAGGCGCGGATTGACGATATTGGTTCCGTTTTCCTCGTAGATGAAGAAATAGCTGTCCTCGTCCAGGGTCATTTTCTGGACAATTTCCCTGGCCTGGCGTTGGGCCTGCCGCTTGGTCTTCAGGTTTGACGCGTAGATGGGCGTGAGCGCATTGCGCGCCAGCGTCACGTAGTTCTTTAGTTCGGTATGCTTGAGGTCAAGATAGAGGTTTTCGACAGTCTCAGCTTGAATCCGCGAGAGCCGTGACGACTGAAAATTGATCACGAATATCATTGCCGCCGAAATCAATATGACTGGCAGCAGGGTAATCAACAGCAATTTTGTCTTGAATCTCATGTACATAATCCGCGTTGTCGCGGCTTTGTTGAGCCGCAATAGGCGGAAAATGGCACATGCATGCGACGATTGCACGCAGTTGCTGACCATATCAGTAGTAGTGCTGATAGAACTGGTATTTGCACGAATTGAGAAACTGTTGTCAAATGCTAAGCAGGCCCGACAGCGAACGGACAAACCGTCGTTGTGAGGCCTTTTTTGGGAGGATGTTAATGGAACGTCGTAAATTTCTTAAGGGCGCCGCGATTGCCGGCGCCGCTTCCACGCTCGCCGCGCCTGCTCTTGCGCAGAGCAAAATCGAGATGGTCATCGTATCATCATGGCCACGGGACTTTCCCGGCCTCGGGCTGCCGGCTCAGCGTCTGGCGGAGCGCATCGGTGAACTGACCGACGGCCGCTTCGATGTGCAATATTTCGCATCTGGCGAACGCGTCGGTGGATTCGATGTTTTTGACGAAGTGGCTTCGGGCAACGCTCAGGCCTATAACTCGGCAGACTATTATTGGAAGGGCAAGCACCCTGGTTGGGCGCCCTTCACCGCAATTCCGTTCGGCATGACCTACACGGAGATCGACGCCTGGATGAAGTATGGCGGCGGTCAGGAGCTTTGGGACGAGCTTGCTGCTGAATTCGGTCTGAAAAACCTTGCCTGCGGCAATACGGGCGTTCAGATGGGCGGCTGGTTCAACAAGGAAATTGAAAGCGCTGACGACCTGAAGGGTCTGAAAATGCGTATTCCGGGCCTTGGTGGCGACGTCATGGCAAAACTCGGTGCTTCGCCCATTTCGGTGCCTGGCGGTCAGATCTACGAAAACCTCGTCTCGGGTGCTATCGATGCAACCGAGTGGGTTGGCCCGTACAATGACTACTTCATGAAGTTTTATGAGGCAGCCAAATTCTATTACTGGCCGGGCATGCATGAGCCGGGAGCTCAGATTGCATTCGGTATGAACAAGAGCTGGTGGGAAAATCTGTCGAAAACCGACCAGAAAATTCTGGAAGCCGCGTGTGCTGAAGCAAATGCCCACACAATGGCTGAAACCAACGCCTTCAACGGTGAGTATCTGAACCGGCTGATCAACGATCACGGTGTCCAGCTGCGCGAGTTCAATGATGACGTCTATGACGCCTTTGGTGAGGCTGCTGCGGAAGTCATTGAGGAAGCGCGCGAGTTCGACGATCTTTCCAAGAAGATCTACGACGCTGTGCTTGAGAAACGTGCTGAGCTCGGCGCTTGGACGGAGCTGTCTGACACCGCATACGTTCAGAAGCGCAACGCTGTTCTCAATCAGTAGGATTGAGGCTTTAGGCGAAAAACTTGCGGAACGGGAGCGATCCCGTTCCGCACCGGGAGGACGTTTCGTCCGGGCATTAGGGACGAATTGTCGGGCAGCCTGATTTTTGGCGCAATATAAATGCAGCGGCATAAACCATTATAATAGACCGCTTTGCGCAGATATGCTGGCCCGCAAAACCCAGCTGGGGGAGCAACAATGGCGGAATCGCCAACGGTCGACGAACAGCCGGCCACTTTTTTTTCCAAGACGGTGCGCGTGTTTGGGTGGTCCGTCCTGGCCGTAATGGTCGTGTTTCTGGTCAATAATTTTCTGTCACATGGCGCGGGATGGCCGGGCGCGGGTGCTCCCTTGGATGGTGAAACCACGGCCAGCGGCCTGGTGCAGCTTCTTTTGTATCCGCTGGCAATCGTTGCGGCGCTTGTCCTGGTTATGCAGACCAGGGCCATGTCGCTACGCGCGGACGGTAAACGAATTGCCCGCATCAACACATTCCTGATCCGCGCCGCATTCTGGTGTGTCCTTATCGTTGGCGTTGGCGATGCCATCGTGTCATTCATGCGTATTGAAGGGCTCCTGGAAGCTTATTTCGGCAAGGAACTGACCAGTCAGCTCGGCCGCTCCCAGTTTCGTGGCATTTATTTCCACATGCCACTATTGGCTCTCGGCGTCATTATCGCCTGTTTCACAAGAACACTGGGATTTCCCTGGCTGGCGCTTTTAATCGTCATTGCCGAGCTAGGCATCGTCTTTATGCGCTTCATCTTTTCTTACGAGCAGGCATTCATGGCTGACCTTGTTCGTTTCTGGTACGGCGCGCTGTTCTTGTTTGCCAGCGCCTACACGCTGCAGGAAGAAGGGCATGTTCGTGTCGATGTGTTTTATGCCGCCTTCAAAGACCGCACCAAGGCTGTGGTCAATGCAGTCGGTACGCTTACGATGGGGCTGGTTTTCT
This portion of the Hoeflea prorocentri genome encodes:
- a CDS encoding TRAP transporter small permease subunit, whose translation is MAESPTVDEQPATFFSKTVRVFGWSVLAVMVVFLVNNFLSHGAGWPGAGAPLDGETTASGLVQLLLYPLAIVAALVLVMQTRAMSLRADGKRIARINTFLIRAAFWCVLIVGVGDAIVSFMRIEGLLEAYFGKELTSQLGRSQFRGIYFHMPLLALGVIIACFTRTLGFPWLALLIVIAELGIVFMRFIFSYEQAFMADLVRFWYGALFLFASAYTLQEEGHVRVDVFYAAFKDRTKAVVNAVGTLTMGLVFCWTILIVGMGQKTSIINSPVFNFEVTQAGFGMYVKYMMAAFLGIFAISMMIQFVSYLLEAIADYRGEPGHVDHEPVVQ
- a CDS encoding response regulator, yielding MRSGPSDGNRVRLVIVDDHDLVREGIRSRLTDADFVEVVGEGSNGTQAVELCEMLGPDLVLLDISMPEMNGLEAARRIKQSRPNTKILFLSIYDNEEYVQEALRVGANGFVLKDVSKDEMINAIRSVAQGATYLGPQAAASLAGRNSNRLVPANDFGLTEREKQVLSAVSKGLTNRQIAEQLNISVRTVESHRLSIREKTGGGNAVALSKIANRLGL
- a CDS encoding cache domain-containing protein — encoded protein: MRFKTKLLLITLLPVILISAAMIFVINFQSSRLSRIQAETVENLYLDLKHTELKNYVTLARNALTPIYASNLKTKRQAQRQAREIVQKMTLDEDSYFFIYEENGTNIVNPRLTYLVGSNWIGLEDADGRHVIRDLIDRAKKGGEFYSFIWKKPSTGEYVEKLGYSVYLDKWDWMLGTGIYLDEVSRQVAKVQAELQSNVSETRLVLFVLMLGALALTGTTIAAARLSEQRFADARLKELSARQVEFQEDERKRVSRELHDSISQLLVSARYGLESALNRSEKQGDITEPVEKSMSAIDDAISEVRRISMALRPSVLDDMGLAAAVKSLGSEFSKRVGISVDVQAEPLRELLSDEAKTALYRVIQEALTNVARHSDARNVTIKLCRHGNNVKLRLEDDGVGMPRARKVGGLGIRNMQERMDTFGGTIRFSKAKPHGLAIAVTLPIVKQKK
- a CDS encoding TRAP transporter substrate-binding protein gives rise to the protein MERRKFLKGAAIAGAASTLAAPALAQSKIEMVIVSSWPRDFPGLGLPAQRLAERIGELTDGRFDVQYFASGERVGGFDVFDEVASGNAQAYNSADYYWKGKHPGWAPFTAIPFGMTYTEIDAWMKYGGGQELWDELAAEFGLKNLACGNTGVQMGGWFNKEIESADDLKGLKMRIPGLGGDVMAKLGASPISVPGGQIYENLVSGAIDATEWVGPYNDYFMKFYEAAKFYYWPGMHEPGAQIAFGMNKSWWENLSKTDQKILEAACAEANAHTMAETNAFNGEYLNRLINDHGVQLREFNDDVYDAFGEAAAEVIEEAREFDDLSKKIYDAVLEKRAELGAWTELSDTAYVQKRNAVLNQ